The Capsicum annuum cultivar UCD-10X-F1 chromosome 3, UCD10Xv1.1, whole genome shotgun sequence genomic sequence AAATTCAGGAAACATATCCAGACTATTAGCACAGCACCACGAAGTaacaataatttttctttttgataagggAACTGGGAACTAACAATAATATTTAAGTTCGCTTCTCTTCTTACAGAAAAACTCTTTCAGACTGGCGGGTGTGTTGTTTTTGCATGTTGTCCTTATGTCCTAACTGTAGCCGCACGATCAATGCCATGAGAAGAAATTTCCTATGGGAGGAAAactctaagaagaagaagaagatacacCTGGTAAAGTGGGAAGTTTTAATTAACAGTAAGAAGGAAGGAGGTTTGGGCATATGCAACATCAAAACCCAAAATCAGAGCCTACTAAGCAAGTGGAATTGGAGACTTGCCACAGAAGAGAACTCTCTATGGAAGGATGTAATCAAAGACAAGTATGGGTAGAAAAACACCTGGACTACAAACCAGTAAATAATCCATATGGTATTAGTGCATGGAAAACCATCAGGAATTTATGGCCAACTATTCTCAACATATCCCATTTCAAGGTAGGAATTGGAAGAAAATATCCTTCAGGGAAGACAATTGGATAGGCCAATGTCTAATGAAGCTAAGTTATCCTGATATTTACAATCTATGGCAGAATCAACAAGCTAATATGGAAGATATGAGCCTCCTAAATGATTGGGAGGTCGGTAGAATGACAGAGCTCCCTAAATACCTTAGGACAATTCAGATATAGTGAAGACTGCATGGTGTGTTAAAGGGACAGCCAAGGAAGATTCTCAGTAAAGTCAGCTTATAGAGACTTTAACAGATCAAATAACCAGGTGGAATGCTGGCCATGGAAGTAGATATGGAAAGTGAAGATcctccccaccccccaccccccaccccccaccccccacctcCTCACCCCACTCACCACCACAAAGTAAACTGCTTTGTATGGTTACTGGCAGAAGGGCTTGTCCTAACACAGGATAACCTAgctagcaggggatttcaactaTGCTCCAGATGTTTTTTATGTGGAGAGAAAACAGAGATAATCAACCATCTCCTTTTCCTCTGTAAATGGACAGACCAGCTATGGAGAATTTTCATTAATCTGAGGCGCATCAAATGGGGTTAACTGATGTTCATATAAGTTGGACCAGAGAAGGAAGGCTATCCGGAGGTGGAGGATTGTCCCAGCATGTATTTGATGGACTTTATGGAAGGAATCAAAGATGCTTTAAAGATAAAGGGAGCTCTATACAGAAGTTAAAGATGAAATgcttatttctttaattttttttggtgtaGCAGAGTATATCTTTGATGTTTTAGATTACATTTAGAAAGCTTTTTAGGTCTTCCTCTTATTAATACTTTTTGGTCAGGGTGACTAAACACCTTCTGTAGTCATCTTGTTTATATATGATACTCTTTATCATCTTCAGAGAAAAAAAAACACGGGCTATTCAAACCGAATATCACAGCTTATATTTCTAGTGGTAATATTGACTTTTTCACAGACATGGGTCCACCGACAACACTACATCAAGcaagaagctgaagaattcaGAGCAAGGATTTACATCccaatggaaaaaaaaaaaaaaaaaggagtccCAGTCACATGGTTGATGACATCGGGCAGGCTTCAGGAGAAAAAAGGGGATATAGATGCACCGCAATAATGAAGTCTTTGTAGTATTTAGTATATACATGTTGATTAACAATAAGGGAATATTGTTGTCATGACACACGATAGCATATTACCTCTTTGTTCGGTGGAATGTAACCATTGAGCTTGGCTGCACTGAAAAATTCTGGATGACTTACATCAATATCCTCATGACTGCAGGGAAGACATTTGACAAAAAAGGATGAGTATCATAGAAATTTCCTGAACAAGTTTCGAATATATAATATAGTGTAATTTTTTACTGTCAAAATTCAGAAGTAATGAAACTGCAAGTGATCAGAAACATTACGACTTTACAGCTGTGGGGATTTATAACATCAATAAACAACTCATCTTTTGACCAAGACACTAAGAGTATTCATGATCATTTGTTAGCAATCCACGGATCCTCACTTTTTCAAAGATAACATAAAGGGAGacagaaagaaagagaaaaggaaaaaaaaagtaacataaaAAAGAAATGTGCGGTCAagtaaaataagtacaaaaaaaacacaaagtaaagtgaaaaatataaaaagtaaacaGAACTGTACCTCACATTAAGATCACCACACCAAATAAGGGGTTTATCTGAAGTTGCAAGAACAAATTCTAGCATTCTTTTGTCCCATTTTCTTCTCCTCGGAAATGAAGATTCCTCCTCTTTCCACCCATTGTTTGGAACGTATGTGTTTAATATTCGGAATGTCTCAAATTCAGCCAAAATAACTCGACCATCTGGTTCATGCTTAGAACCTAAGAATACAAATAATTATCATGATTTTCCCTTTTGAAAAGAATCATTTTAAAGAATAATCATCTACTTATGGGCACCTGTTGCATCAAGCGAAAAGGAAACCTTCTTTGGTTGAAAACACTTTTTGATGAATAATGCAGTTCCAGCATATTTTGAGTCCGAAAGAGACCACCAAACATTATAATTTTTGAATGGTGGACTTGATAAGGCCCGTGTCACCACCTGCATGATGGGAAAATAAACCCCATGAAGAAGCATCACTACCTCATTATCACACAAGAAGTGgacaaatatttttatcaatatcaactaATGGAATCCTGACTGCTACTTAAAAGTTGCAGCAAACAAGTTGaaatgaaattttctaaggaaaCGAACAATTAAGCATTGAATTTAGGATTCTTTGTGATAGTTCAAGATATATATGAATGCTGCATCCAAATCACTTTAGTAACATTACCAGTTTTTCTTCACGTGAAGAGCTGGTATCATCTTTTAACTCTCTTGGGTTCTTAGGTGCGCCTTTGGAACCAGCAGCTGGCATTCTTACTTCCTACCACCAACATACGGTTAGATTGGAACTCATAGCAAttataaataatacaaaataacatCCTCCAAGAATACTGCTGAATTTCAGAACAATGGTTCAAAAGTATATCTCAATAAATAAAAGATGGAAACAGAAAGCGAAgagagtgaaaaaaaaagaaagaagtcaGCACGTAACTTAAACCACAAATATGAATTATAACCTGAAGTAAGGATgcaataataatcaaaataagagGACAACTAGaaacttcaaaatttatttaatagTGTTTACAATCAATTTCCAGCATAAAATGATCGACTCAATCCACTTTATCTGTAAAAATGATACCCACGGTTTGAGATCATACAAGTTATTCTTCAAGCCATGTTACCACAAAACAATAATATAGAGTACAACCATGAAAACACTAGTTACATGATAACCCCCCACCCCAAAGACTTAACCAACATGATGTTCCCTCAGAGATGTGAACAACTATAAAAGCTATGCCTCAATCAAAAATTAGTTAGCAAATAAAGATTTAGTCCAGAAATTAAAGATGTCAATTTTCCTCTTGCTAGAGCAGAATCAAGCAGTTAGTTAGAATGAAGGTCGCCTGAATGTTGATGGAAAGGCGTCTTCCACAAGGAAGAGGAGAGATGTACTAAAATGTAGAGGAAAAAAGTAGGTACAAGAAACAAGTCAACTATATCAACTGGTAGACTGCCTCAACCgaattgatttaaaaaatctGCACCAAATTGAAATACTAGCAACTcaatatgaataagaaaatagaaatgtTCATCAATGCCTAACCATAGTCAGGTTGGCTAGTCCTCAATGcttcatttattttcttcattacccCTTTCAACAAGGGTAAAGAATAAAATGCATCAACTAGACTGTAAGGTTATCAGTGACAATGACCCTACAAGTTTGAGGACCAGAGTTCTTCTGGGAAGAGGAACACATTTAAGTAAAGCATCAAAACTCTTGCTGATTCAGTGGTTACAGCATCTGGAAGAAATCAGCACAAGTTCATCACAACGATGAAGTACCGCCGCAAATATTTTACTTATCTACATGACAACGGACAAGCAACTTCAGCAGTTTGCTGGCATTTACTAACTAGTTAAAATATGTGACCTGTCACACATACTCCTCCCATGGTGTTATCATTTTGCTTCCAAAGCTTTTTTCTTTCATATGGTCAAAACCAGAAAACACTTCAACTTAAGTTCAATTCCCCTCCTCAGCATTCACTTGTTGCTGATCATAAAGCAgtgtatgaaagaaagaaaattagcCCCCTTATACCCAACTTGATTTTCTTAGCACCCCTTTACACAACTTGATAAAAATTAGACTAAATTTGTTATTTCTTAGCACCCCTTTACACTACTtagattaaaaaatcaaaaatttcttAACCCTTCCCCCCCAGGCCCCACCCCCGGGATAAATACAAGATTTTTGAACAAGGGCAACATTCAGAATTTACAATGTCAAAGCTATTAGACCACCATAAAATGAACACTTAGCAAGCATAAAATAAAGGGATAATTGAAGAACCTGTATGGCAATGACATCAGGGTCAAGATTCTCAatgaattcagtgaactcagtccagttgtTCTTGATCCTAAGAAGAAAGCTATTAGCATTCCATGTCAAGAACTTCGTTGGCTCTTTCTTGTTGTCACTAGCAGTCTCAGAAATCGTTTGTGTTGTCGTTGTTTGTTCACCATCTTTGTCTGAAGAAGAGACACAAGAAATGGTGGGTTTCTTGAAAGATCCATCTTTTTCAATTGGTTGGAAAAATCGCTTCATGCttttgtgtttttcttcttcttgaggACACTGATGAACAGTAAAGTCCGAGGAACGAGCGCTTACAAAAAGGAGAGCTcggagtattattattattattattttttttaattaattcaaactGTGAATGATAATTTCCATACTACCATTATCCaagatattgaagcctaatttcTCAAATGTATTTATTCCGTCGAAATTTTTTTCTCATCAATTTCTCTcatctatcttttaaaatattggGATTATGCATTTTTGTAAGTTCTTATGAAGatctttatataatttaattatttcacttttatttcaaaagaaattaaaattctatatattaatttatattagtttaattttatattttaaatcgtCTTACGTAAACTAATGTTTGAAATAGTAATTTTGAATacataaagaaaattgaaaatgatTATCAAAAGAAGAGAAGTAGATGGAGGACGACATTTATATGATACAGATTAGAGACTCAGATATAACAAATTTGCCCAAGCTTTATGAAACTTTAATTGCTCAAATCTTTAACAAAAAGAAACACTTGTTTTTAAGAATGTCTGCATTTGagatatcaactcttttatttataTTAGTGCTAGCGTAATCAGTTGTCCTTTTTTTCTTGATGCTTTTCATAGCTGCCCAATGATCCTTTTAAGACACCAAATTCATAAGGGTATTTGCTAAACAAAGGTTTGACGAACGCAAACTAATGCAATCGAGAAGTACTTCCCAATCAATAAAACAATTGTTATACATGTATGTATCTTAGAGTTCAAAAATCACTTCCCATATATTTTGTGCATTCACTTTGtttccctccatttcaattttcaatttttttttatcgaattgagtttttattgacattaaaaactactactactaaataactgttatcatttttctcactctttgaatttttatattactAACACGAAGTCTTGCAATCTTCGATCTTGTTAACAAATACGTagtcttagcatgtattttgttgataaggataaaataggattaaagaaaattatataaaggTATAGTtggaaatgaaaaatgaaaatcatgACACACCATCAATTTGGTGGTTCAATAAATTGCTTCATTCCATGGTTATCAAATCATGGAATTGTAACATACCATACCACCACTTTTAGAAAATCATGAAAACAAATATGGTTCCCATGGTAaccatatcataccataccatgaaaaccaccatccaaacaggcgGTAGGTGTGATGTAATTTctcatttttcaaataaatattataatctgTTACTGTGAATTTGATTTTcctcattttctctcttttagttTACCTTTCCTCTTATTTATTCTCAACCTTTTtggtgtattttattattttttaatatgtcgCTTCAAAAATTTTACTAGTTATTATCCAACTCTAATGCAAGGTAAGAGTTGCCAACATGGAGCTAGGAGAAAAACAAATTTATACCATAAACTCGTATGATCgtattctttttctaatttcacGTATAGCAAGAGCTTTTGTACACTAGAATATCCTTTAACCCTTTTTAATATTACATGTCAGGAATATTGTGGACATTTAAAATCTATTGGGATCTCATCATTTTGCAAACTCAAATGACAACGAGGGTATTTGGATTGTGAACTTTTAAAGTAGCTTATTTAATCACCTTACCATCAATGATTTTATGGTAAAAAATCAATGAAATGTCTAATGTCCTcaaattttcctgatctttatCCTTATTACAAGTCCTTTACCATCAATGATTTTATGGTAAACAATTTAATGAAATGTGCTAATGTCCTCAAATTTCCCCTGATCATTAATCATAATCCTTACTGTAATGTCTGTTTGAAAGCTGCAAATACTAGTAATAAGTTTTAACACTTCTAATCTACCACCTCCCTCCAGTcccaaaagaaaaggaaaactcTTTCACAATGTGTTTCAAGACGAATTTTTAGGCTGTTTATCAGAGAAGGCATCAAGAGATAAAATGACATTAGGCTTTTGTAGTAGTCATTGAGGAGATACAATACATGAACTGATGTGTGGTGAGTGAGCACAACATTCCATAAACAAGGGCAGTGCCTGATGGACTAACTGACATATTGTTTCTCAACAAGGCTTCCGCAAAATGCCAAGTCAAACCGTTCCTCTGGAGGATCTCCGATGCAATCAAAAACTGCATCTGCATTTGAGAAATTCTCATCGGCTGTGTACCTGAGGCAGTAATATATAAGCTAAAGTTAACATTGAATTAACAAGAACATGCAGCAAAATTCATGACAGGCTAAATGGTCTGCAATAATTGGTAAAAGAACAAGTGATCTGACATTGGTGAAAGAGAAAGTTGCAAAGACAAAAGATGATAGCTACTTGTTAGAAGGAAATCACAGTCTGAAAAACGGTAACTAACAAAGAGAATGCGTACCGCTCCTAATACACTATGGGAAGTCCTTCAAAAACAATGACTAGTCTGTAAAACACTTACTAACAAGAGAATGCATCCCACTCCTAATACACTATAGGAGGTCCTTCAAAAACAATCGCTTAACAGTATCTCTCTATGATAAGCCAATCGTATTATTCTTAATACTTAATAGATGCTGACCTCAGACCGAAATTTGTTTTAATGAAAAGAAACCATCAACTAAGACCACCCTCGTTATTTTGGCTGTATTGATTATGCATGTCCTTCCCTTCCATCTCCACCATTTTACTAGAGTAGACTATTTTAACTGATCTAGTGTAAACAGAAAGCAACTAAAGCAAACCTCTTGTGCATCTAACAACTGACATCTATCTAAAATGGAGCCTCATGTATAGAGCTAAATATCAGTCTTTAGACATAATTAGACGTGTAAAAGTACTTTTCAGTATATACAGTAAAAGTCTGAAAACTTGCCACCTCCACCATGTTCACCTAAGTGCTTAGACTAGTCAATAATTTCTTTGAAGGAAATATCCTAAGGGACGACAATTCAGGTTCGCAATGTCAAGCAATGGAAACCATTGGCTTCCAATCATACATATTTTACTTTTTGGTTGAGTTTCAAGGACACCAGTAGTTTTATGAAAAGCTGTCCATTTGATTATGAAGTTCACTAGTCAGGTTATAATTTAACAAGATGTCTCACCGAGATAGAATTTCTGAAACAGTAAAAGAATACCTGTTAACAATTGCTGAAATAGACAGAACCGGAAAATGCACCAGGGAGAGAGACAGAAGTGGTTGGTTCAAGTAAAGAGCAACTTACCCACTTTTTGTCACAACGCACTTCATTCCAGATGCTTTGGCAGCTGCAAGACCTATGCCACTATCTTCTACGACAACGCAACTGCTGACCATAAAGGGCAAAGTTTAGCAGTCAGAAAGAAAATGTCAAAAGTAGTAAGTAAATAGTAAAGGCATCCATGATAGAATAAAATTATTTACTATCTGCTTCAGTAAATAATTTCCTAATTCCAGTATAAATTTTCTGTGTACAGTAGTACCTTGAAGGATCAACCCCAAGGGTGCTGGCTGCTAACAAGTAAATGGCCTGCCGGGAAGAAAGTATATGGTGTTAAACATTTAAAGACTTATCTCACTGCTATGACAGTACTGAGAGAACATATCTCCTCAAATTGAAGTTCTATTGCAACTTGCTGAAGAGAAAGCCACACAGTTCATACATTTAAAACATCTATACACAAAAGTTCATAGATTTTCTTTGTACAGTAATGGATATCGGAGAGGAAAAGAAGTGTAGAGAAGGTTATAGGAACAGATTCCAAATTTCAGATCATGCAGAGACAACGCTCTAGTTCCTGATCTAAGCAAATGAATTTGTCTTAGCTACAACTGCATTGAACAGAAATTGAGGGATAAGATAGATACCGGATCAGGCTTCTTGCGAGGAACCACATCACCTGCATATATCTGGATCTGTTCCGCTCGCTCTGGTCCCAACAAGCATGACACTATGGCTGAGACCTAAATAAACAGCAGATTTAATTCAACTTATGATCACAAAACACTATCTTAGTATGGTGAAGACAAATAATCATGCCAGtgcactatttttttaatttctcccaACAAATGAGCAACTCCAGATAGAAAACTAGAGGTCATCATCTAGTGCAGCAACCAATTCAATAGGAGCAAAAGGAAAATCTAACACTTCTAAACTCTAATATCAGATGAATTGTCTAGGAGTAGATCTCTTCCAATTTTTTTTAGTGTCAATAACTTCCCATATCTTTTTGTAGGTCCAAGAAACTACATCGTCAATCAAAGAGGCGAATTATAGGCTAAATACACATGAAAAGGTGAAATAATCAAATATAGGCATGATGATTTCGTCATGGTTATAATTAGGATAAACTAGTAAGCTCCGTACAGGCTACAAAAAGTTTTGAGCATATACACAATTAATAGCAGAAAATTGTGAAAAGACTCGACATTGGCACTTAACACTAACACTTGAGAACCTGATTACTCATACCGCCTTTTCATTGGAAGTGCTGCACACTGCAACTTTCACTCCATTACCCAGAGCCTGATCAATCAAcctgtaacatttagttcaaaacCTTATTATATGGAGAATAACAATCTTAAGGGAAATCTATCTTGACTCTTGAAATTTCGCCAATATATATACGGTCCTATAGATCTATTGACGGTGAGTTTTTCATATAAAGATTCTATTGAAGGTAGTGACTGATtctgattattattttataacaatatCAAATACAACCGATACAAGAGTGTTCAACCCTGAAAACCTCGGTGACTAGACCCAAGAGAGAACTGAGTTATCATATCCTTGAAAAGTTGTATTAAGTGCTCAAAACAATAAGTAGAAAAGCATATCATCTTGGGTCAGGACTGCATAAGAATATGTTCATATCAAATGTAAATGAAACTAATTAACTACATATGTGCTTAGTTCTGGATTACTGAACCTCCAGCCTCTAGAACACAGTGTTACTCCTCATAGAAAGAACAGTATTGTAGCAGGAGAAAAGCACATTAAAGCAGACCAATTTCCTCAATTAGTTTCTTTGGCGGTTAAGTGAGAAAACATGGATTTCAACAACTTGGACTTACTTCACTCTTAAAATAGGCAAGAAATAGTATGTCCACACTTTATTCCTAACGTCAACGCCTCTGGTGGAACAATTTATTATGGCTGAGTCTCTAAGAACCTTGTACATATACAAATGACATAAATAAAGGATGAAATGCTAAAGATAGAAATGTAAATATTCTCTTTTTATGTCGAAACATAAAATAGACATATGCAATCAATATCAACGTAGAAACATATATTTCCACAATGagaaaaggaaaacaaatagCTTACTTTTCAACACCTGGACGAAGTGGTAGCAATTTCTTCTCAATGAGAGCCATGAACAATTCGGTCTTTCGCTTGTGAAGTCCTGCAATAAActcctttctttcttcttcagtTTTTGGTGCATTTTCTGGCCAACCTACTTTGTTAAAGTAGGCTGTCATCCTAAAATATCCaaaccaacaacaataacaataacaacaattcaAGTTTAAACTATGAATTGGTAACATTTCTCATCTTTGTACACAAAATAACTTTACCTTTCTTTTCCACCTCCAATCTTGAGCAACTCTCCATACAAATCGACATCCCAAGTTACACCCAATTCTTTCTGTATATCATTGAAAATAACgcatttaaattttatgattaaaGTACTATCAACTCAAAATTTAAAGGGAAAATGCCTTATTTTAGGTGCTTTAAGCCATGGCTTTGAAGCAGTTTTGTATTGTTtgggtaaaattaaaaaatgttttAAAGCACTTATTTTTACTAaggtaaaataacaaaaataagccCAAACTATAAGTTAGAAATGTTACTTATGACTTTTGACTTATAAGTCATAAGTTATAAGCCCATCCAAACATGCTCTAAATAAACAATTCTCTTGAACAATCCGAACTCTGTAAAATACCTATGGATCATTAAATTAGAAATTCTACATGAGTTCAGTCATTCAATAATGTATAAACATACAACCAGGGTCATCAAATTTTGTATTGGtcttattaaaatattattgaataggTACAAATTAATACTGCTTCCGTCCAATTTTAGGAACTAAAAGTGATAAAAGTAAAATAGAACCCAAACTAGAATCCCGAACCTATAAGCTTCAATAAATTGATGGGAGTTTATAAAAGTGTGGTGTACCTCAGCAAAAGTGTCATTGAAGGAAATACGATGACCATCTTTCTCCGTATCGACAAGTACACCATCGCAGTCGAATAACAGTGCCTTTGGTAGGACCGAAGGCGAAGAGGAACAGGTCACTACTCCACTATAACGCCTGCTCGTCTTGCTGCGAAGAGTAGCTGATTTATTTCTCTGAACTGAACAAGAAATCGCTGCTGACGATGACGATAAGAGGGAGCTGTTGGGATTGGGTAACGTGACTGTAGATGGTAGTGTTGAAGCAGCTTTTCTTTGTGATGAAAAAATGGTTGGAGAAGAAGAAACAACTCTCAAAGCCATTGCAACTGTTTCTGCCACTCAAATTTGTTAGCTTTTtcatttggttggaaaataaCGGTTTTCCAACCATGCCTTCTTTATCCGCCCCCCATGGCCCACCTCcattatgaaattgaaatttttaaaattatatctaaattttaattgtttagtaactactccctccgtcccattttacccgtcccaaattgactaagttgatgtcccattttacttatcaagataagacaatttttttttttcatgttttaccctttgcattaattacttttctttaaattaaaatgtaaacatcttTTAATAGAGGTACTTtgataaactagccatgttatttattatttttcttaattgttgtgccatcccaatttgggacaagtaaaatAGGACAGAGGGAGTAATTACATACTAATCATCAGAGGCAGACCTAGACtaggggtgcacgtgcacccgctaGCCTCAAGAAAAATTCtgtatatatagtgtgtatagcTGTATATATATCAggaaatttaaaaaagaatgacctagtttgacttgacacgaagtttaagaaaataaagaagacttttgatcttgtggtcttaaattaaagatatgtcaaatgtaccaaaatgcccttcaatcttgtggtcttaaacatgccacatggaaagttaaaattataaAGTTGCTAAAACAGaaaagggatcattcttttttaaacaaactaaaatagaaagtagatcattcttttttaaaacagATGGTGTAATAGATTGTGTTGGAGAGATGGTTAAAGTTGTTGCCTAAAACCTCCTTTTGGGGGTGGGATGACTTACGTTCGAAACCCACCAACAACAATTGTtttattgctcttttttttcaaatagtTTTTTCTGCAGcattattgttattttctctccccccccccccccccccccaaacaaCATTGACTATCTATATAGAGAGACAcacattatttatgtattttaattttactCCAAAAATACAAGCTTTCCTCACACTTTAAAAGGTAGATTTTCCCTATCTTATATATagaatgtttattttatttttatcttttaatcatttgcttattttttattttaaaattagcaatttaaagtttgaaatagGTTTAATTTTAACGTTTTCTCGTGGCAACCATCTAGCAAACAAATCTCTCGGATTTTCTATTTTCCAAAAACTTTGTATTATTGTTGAAATTATATAAGTGCATTGAATTTGTTATGATCCGGACAGagtaagcaaaccacaagtaaaagaaaataagaacaacacacagatttacgtgaaaaatCTTGCGGAAAAAACCACGGGTAGAGACgaaggaggtttcactataatggagatagagtacaatgtggagaggGTTGAATTTTCTGAATgcccaaaacaacccactaaatgcacttatataatatgtgcatacaaataagtcctaggtccaaaaacataaaggtccatatcgGGCCTGTtggcccgatccctacgctaccatcatagaccccattgaaaatcaccaacataggtcgcaccgcaaaactttttgggccggatcaacaaaattcgggtcacaagtctaacaatctccaccttgacatgaattctaattcagaattcaaatccatttcaagacaaactctccacctcttccataAAAGCtcctaagggcacatcttaacagctaacactaaccaagttcaagcaatgctcaaacttggcacttggtagtatcttggtcatcatatcagcaggattatcatgagtactaatcttgctcaccacaatatcaccacgagcaacaatttcacgcacaaaatgataccgaacatcgatgtgctttgtcctctcgtgaaacatctgatctttcgTAAGGAAGATAACACTCTGACTAGGGATGGGCATGAAATACCAAAAACTGAATTACCGTACCGAACCAAAAAATTTAGTAATTGGTA encodes the following:
- the LOC107862641 gene encoding DNA-(apurinic or apyrimidinic site) endonuclease; translated protein: MKRFFQPIEKDGSFKKPTISCVSSSDKDGEQTTTTQTISETASDNKKEPTKFLTWNANSFLLRIKNNWTEFTEFIENLDPDVIAIQEVRMPAAGSKGAPKNPRELKDDTSSSREEKLVVTRALSSPPFKNYNVWWSLSDSKYAGTALFIKKCFQPKKVSFSLDATGSKHEPDGRVILAEFETFRILNTYVPNNGWKEEESSFPRRRKWDKRMLEFVLATSDKPLIWCGDLNVSHEDIDVSHPEFFSAAKLNGYIPPNKEDCGQPGFTLAERRRFGTILKEGKLVDAYRFLHKDTDMERGFSWSGNPVGKYRGKRMRIDYFIVSEKLKDRIVSCEMQGRGIELDGFYGSDHCPVVLELSEKDADTKQGKKRSHRRFVTLCLQLRAFSILRGCLVERKRIILNEVY
- the LOC107862640 gene encoding CBBY-like protein gives rise to the protein MALRVVSSSPTIFSSQRKAASTLPSTVTLPNPNSSLLSSSSAAISCSVQRNKSATLRSKTSRRYSGVVTCSSSPSVLPKALLFDCDGVLVDTEKDGHRISFNDTFAEKELGVTWDVDLYGELLKIGGGKERMTAYFNKVGWPENAPKTEEERKEFIAGLHKRKTELFMALIEKKLLPLRPGVEKLIDQALGNGVKVAVCSTSNEKAVSAIVSCLLGPERAEQIQIYAGDVVPRKKPDPAIYLLAASTLGVDPSSCVVVEDSGIGLAAAKASGMKCVVTKSGYTADENFSNADAVFDCIGDPPEERFDLAFCGSLVEKQYVS